In Prevotella sp. oral taxon 475, one DNA window encodes the following:
- the rpsU gene encoding 30S ribosomal protein S21 — translation MIIVPVKDGENIERALKKFKRKFEKTGVVKELRARQQFDKPSVLKRLKMERAVYVQKLRTMED, via the coding sequence ATGATTATTGTACCCGTAAAAGATGGCGAGAACATCGAGAGAGCTTTGAAAAAGTTCAAGAGAAAGTTTGAAAAAACAGGCGTAGTGAAAGAGCTTCGTGCTCGTCAGCAGTTCGACAAACCCTCTGTACTTAAAAGACTCAAGATGGAACGGGCTGTCTACGTGCAGAAGCTCCGTACAATGGAAGACTAA
- a CDS encoding pilus assembly protein N-terminal domain-containing protein translates to MKTVTLFKSMTMGLCCLSSMMFFSCSKDDNKPVVSQLKFDKSSIEVVEGKKTDVRVGGGVAPYTAQTSDAKTATAVVTKDVVTVTGVKKGQATLTVTDKNKKMASLSIVVKDAASVLSFDKEAVSVDTKKTVNVEVKSGTAPYTVVSKDAKTATATVKDKIVTITGVKAGTTTITVTDKDKKTGVITVTVK, encoded by the coding sequence ATGAAGACAGTAACTCTGTTTAAATCTATGACAATGGGCCTATGTTGCCTTTCTTCAATGATGTTTTTCTCGTGCAGTAAAGACGACAACAAGCCGGTGGTAAGCCAGCTCAAGTTCGACAAAAGCAGCATTGAGGTGGTTGAAGGCAAGAAAACGGATGTGAGAGTAGGTGGCGGAGTGGCTCCCTACACTGCCCAAACCTCCGACGCAAAGACAGCAACGGCTGTTGTAACCAAGGATGTTGTCACTGTGACGGGCGTGAAAAAAGGACAAGCTACGCTGACCGTCACCGACAAGAACAAAAAGATGGCGAGCCTGAGTATCGTGGTCAAAGATGCTGCATCGGTTCTCTCGTTCGACAAGGAGGCGGTTTCTGTAGACACAAAGAAAACCGTTAACGTAGAAGTGAAGAGCGGAACGGCTCCTTATACCGTTGTTTCTAAAGATGCCAAAACTGCCACAGCCACAGTGAAAGATAAGATCGTCACTATCACCGGCGTGAAAGCGGGAACAACGACCATCACCGTGACCGACAAAGACAAGAAAACCGGTGTTATCACCGTCACTGTTAAGTAA
- a CDS encoding zinc-dependent metalloprotease gives MKKKETLLVAFLVAGISIPALSSTFGLLEQSWFLRKKKREVPAPSAYHKLTGRDTLALQGLMNVIKKDDQYYLEIPKQLLGRQFLVSNKLLQVPAELNEAGVNKGINYENKTIVLEWERQLGRLNIREQRPTPEVMEGQAMALSVRDNYINPLIASLKVEGVSRDSASVVVKVTDLFNGKDNSLNDVFNLINLGTSANSELSRILSMKAYEGNVAATSELTTVVHEGKSKTHITVVVSSSLILLPEHPMAGRVESQRVGYFTTPRLQYGDDQPEVTTRNYITRWRLEPIDTAAYLRGELVEPRQPITFYIDRTVPRNLRPYIERGILDWNRAFERAGFKNAVQVKAYTDSMAAEGDDVKYSVLTYDASEKANAMGPSVIDPRTGEILKADVIWWHNVRSLLKEWLMVQTSAYDPAARQPVLPDSLIGAAARFVACHEVGHSLGLRHNMRASDAYPTDSLRSPHFTRRMGGTSASIMDYARFNYVAQPGDGVKVTTPAIGPYDLMAIEWGYRWFPNEEQADQPLFTFLQKHQSREYRYSEAQNQRTAIDPRALSEDLGDDAMRSARYGIANLKRIVPNIVKWTTTGRPGQTYDDASRLYAAIIFQWSLYAYHVLANVGGMYIENTTVGDGQRTFSFVPRERQERAVQFLMDEVLSAQPWLFAAPLTQYTYINRRTPVGVQEMSPAYSLTNQQSYILWDLLDNNRLVRMLENERQNGSAQAFTAIELVDRLHRHIFRSTIAGRNPDIAERSLQKNFVDALITAAAEQEGVKLNKKLAAGSVSRYGTSANEPCTLFHPRELSSASRIIELTGSQATRVSDAISVKRGELLRILQLLRSRLTTANTAARLHYEDVSLRIQTALGLRK, from the coding sequence ATGAAGAAGAAAGAAACGCTTTTGGTTGCCTTCCTGGTTGCGGGTATTTCCATTCCCGCCTTGTCAAGTACGTTCGGATTGCTCGAGCAGTCGTGGTTCTTGCGTAAGAAGAAGAGAGAGGTTCCGGCTCCGTCGGCCTATCATAAGCTCACGGGCCGTGACACACTGGCTTTGCAAGGACTGATGAACGTCATCAAGAAAGACGATCAATATTATCTTGAGATACCGAAACAACTGCTCGGCAGGCAGTTCTTGGTATCGAATAAACTGCTCCAGGTGCCGGCCGAACTGAACGAAGCTGGTGTGAACAAAGGTATTAACTACGAGAATAAAACTATTGTCTTGGAATGGGAACGCCAACTCGGTCGGCTCAATATTCGCGAACAACGCCCCACGCCCGAAGTGATGGAAGGACAGGCGATGGCTCTTTCGGTGCGCGATAATTATATTAATCCGCTCATAGCCAGTCTGAAAGTGGAGGGAGTGAGTCGAGATTCGGCTTCGGTGGTGGTGAAAGTCACCGACCTCTTCAACGGTAAGGACAATAGTCTGAACGATGTTTTTAATCTCATCAACCTCGGTACAAGTGCCAATAGCGAACTCTCGCGCATCCTGAGTATGAAGGCTTACGAGGGAAACGTGGCGGCCACGTCGGAGCTGACCACAGTAGTACACGAGGGAAAGAGTAAGACTCATATTACGGTGGTGGTGAGCTCGTCGCTCATTCTGCTGCCCGAGCATCCCATGGCGGGTAGAGTAGAGAGTCAGCGAGTGGGCTATTTCACTACGCCTCGTTTGCAGTATGGCGACGATCAGCCCGAGGTGACCACTCGAAACTACATCACCCGTTGGCGATTGGAGCCTATCGACACCGCGGCCTATCTGCGTGGCGAACTGGTTGAGCCACGTCAGCCCATCACTTTTTATATCGACCGCACTGTTCCTCGCAATCTGCGTCCCTATATTGAACGTGGTATTCTGGATTGGAACCGCGCCTTCGAGCGGGCCGGCTTTAAGAATGCCGTTCAGGTGAAGGCGTATACCGACAGTATGGCGGCCGAGGGTGACGACGTGAAATACTCCGTCCTGACGTACGATGCCTCTGAGAAAGCCAACGCCATGGGGCCTTCTGTTATCGATCCGCGTACGGGTGAGATTCTCAAAGCTGATGTTATCTGGTGGCATAACGTGCGGTCGTTGCTCAAGGAGTGGTTGATGGTGCAGACCTCTGCCTACGACCCGGCCGCGCGCCAACCCGTTCTACCCGACAGTCTCATCGGAGCCGCCGCGCGTTTTGTGGCCTGCCACGAGGTGGGACACTCGCTGGGACTGCGGCACAACATGCGTGCCTCTGACGCTTACCCCACTGATTCGCTGCGTTCTCCCCACTTCACCCGTCGCATGGGTGGGACCTCGGCCTCTATCATGGATTATGCGCGTTTCAACTACGTGGCACAACCCGGTGACGGCGTGAAGGTTACGACTCCTGCCATTGGCCCTTACGACCTCATGGCCATAGAATGGGGTTATCGTTGGTTCCCCAATGAAGAGCAAGCCGATCAACCTCTCTTTACATTTTTGCAAAAACATCAGAGTAGAGAATATCGCTACAGTGAGGCGCAAAACCAGCGGACGGCCATCGATCCACGCGCCTTGAGCGAGGACTTGGGTGATGATGCGATGCGATCGGCCCGATATGGTATCGCTAACCTTAAACGTATCGTGCCCAACATCGTGAAATGGACGACGACGGGCCGACCGGGTCAAACCTATGATGATGCCTCGCGTCTCTACGCCGCCATCATCTTCCAATGGAGTCTCTACGCTTATCACGTGCTGGCCAACGTGGGTGGCATGTACATCGAGAACACTACTGTGGGTGATGGGCAGCGAACCTTCAGCTTCGTGCCCCGCGAACGGCAGGAACGAGCTGTGCAATTCCTGATGGATGAGGTGCTCAGTGCTCAACCCTGGCTCTTCGCCGCGCCCCTCACGCAATATACCTACATCAATCGTCGCACTCCGGTGGGTGTGCAAGAGATGTCGCCAGCCTATTCGCTCACCAATCAGCAGAGCTACATTCTGTGGGATTTGTTGGATAACAACCGACTGGTACGCATGCTCGAGAACGAGCGACAGAATGGTTCTGCACAGGCCTTCACCGCCATCGAACTCGTCGACCGGCTCCACCGTCACATCTTCCGCTCCACTATCGCCGGTCGTAACCCCGACATTGCCGAACGCAGTTTGCAGAAAAACTTTGTCGATGCCCTCATCACCGCAGCTGCTGAGCAAGAGGGTGTCAAGCTAAATAAAAAACTTGCTGCCGGGTCTGTCTCACGATACGGCACCTCAGCCAACGAGCCCTGCACGCTGTTCCATCCCCGCGAGCTGAGCAGTGCGTCGCGCATCATCGAGCTTACCGGCAGTCAGGCTACCCGTGTGAGCGATGCCATTAGCGTAAAACGCGGCGAACTACTTCGCATTCTCCAACTGCTGCGCTCGCGTCTGACCACAGCCAATACCGCTGCCCGCCTGCACTACGAAGATGTGTCGCTTCGCATCCAAACCGCTCTGGGGTTGCGCAAGTAA
- a CDS encoding tyrosine-type recombinase/integrase — MMIDAFLDYLQFELNRSALTVLSYGDDLRAFETHFKNKDTQLSWETVDADIIRDWMESMMDKGCNATSVNRRLSALRSFYRFALMRGWVEKSPMQKVVGPKRARPLPQFVREKEMNRLLDDIPCGESFKEVLAYTMILTFYTTGIRLAELVGLDNPDVDFVNQVMKVTGKRSKQRLIPFGEELANGLKRYIALRDKIAPRQSSALFVTEDGARVTRSLVQRKVQEGLSKVTTLKKKSPHVLRHTFATAMLNHEAGLESVKKLLGHESLSTTEIYTHTTFEQLKKVYNQAHPRA; from the coding sequence ATGATGATAGATGCGTTTTTAGACTATTTGCAGTTTGAACTGAACCGCTCTGCACTCACCGTATTGAGTTACGGAGACGATTTGCGTGCGTTCGAAACGCATTTCAAGAACAAAGATACACAGCTCTCCTGGGAGACGGTAGACGCCGACATCATTCGTGATTGGATGGAGAGCATGATGGACAAAGGATGCAATGCCACCTCGGTCAACAGACGACTGAGCGCATTGCGTTCTTTTTATCGTTTTGCTCTGATGCGAGGATGGGTAGAGAAAAGCCCGATGCAGAAAGTGGTAGGGCCGAAACGAGCGCGCCCGCTGCCGCAGTTTGTGCGCGAAAAAGAGATGAACCGGTTGCTCGACGACATCCCCTGCGGCGAGAGCTTCAAAGAAGTGTTGGCCTATACCATGATTCTCACCTTTTATACTACAGGCATACGACTGGCAGAATTGGTGGGACTCGACAATCCCGATGTGGATTTCGTTAATCAAGTGATGAAGGTGACGGGCAAACGCAGCAAACAACGGCTCATCCCCTTTGGCGAAGAACTGGCAAACGGGTTGAAACGCTACATCGCATTGCGCGACAAGATCGCACCCAGGCAGAGTAGTGCCCTCTTCGTTACAGAAGATGGAGCGCGGGTGACAAGAAGCCTGGTGCAACGAAAGGTGCAAGAGGGACTTTCGAAAGTAACCACGTTGAAGAAAAAATCGCCGCATGTGCTGCGTCATACCTTTGCCACGGCGATGCTGAACCATGAAGCCGGACTGGAGAGCGTTAAGAAACTGCTGGGGCACGAGAGTCTCTCTACCACCGAAATCTATACGCACACCACCTTCGAGCAGTTGAAGAAAGTTTACAATCAAGCCCATCCACGGGCATAA
- a CDS encoding aminopeptidase P family protein yields MKTIDQRLDALRERMRREHLAAFIFPSTDPHSGEYVPDHWKGREWISGFSGSAGTAVVTQTAAALWTDSRYFIAAEEQLTGTEFRLMKQRMAGTPSIAQWLAEELRESDSTEVGLDGMTNTYQEVCELKQDLRKRGGFTVRTNFDPLETLWKDRPEIPTRPVEMQPIELSGEETRSKLKRIRQALRSLHADGTLLSTLDDIAWTLNLRGCDVHCNPVFVAYLLISSHRTTLYINKVKLSAEILSYLTEQGVDVDDYENVADGLRHYSEYNILIDPTATCYTLARQVACQEVIFETSPVAEMKAVKNEAEIRGFRQAMLKDGIAMVKFLRWLQPAVKAGGQTERTLDEKLTSLRASQPLFRGVSFDTIVGYEAHGAIVHYEATAETDAVVEPRGWVLIDSGAQYEDGTTDITRTIALGPITDEQRRVYTLVLKGFLQLAMCKFPDGTTGTQLDILARQALWREGLNYFHGTGHGVGAYLNVHEGPQQVRMEWRPAAFHAGMTITDEPGVYLPGRFGVRIENTLLTIPGKTTEFGAFLEFDSLTLCPIDTTPIIVSLLSDDELAFFNHYHRRVEEVLSPHLEPEEQVWLKEATKPLTR; encoded by the coding sequence ATGAAAACCATCGACCAACGGCTCGACGCCCTTCGCGAACGGATGCGCCGAGAACATCTCGCGGCATTCATCTTTCCCAGTACCGACCCACACAGCGGCGAATATGTGCCCGACCATTGGAAAGGGCGCGAGTGGATTTCGGGCTTCAGTGGATCGGCAGGCACGGCTGTCGTCACGCAGACTGCCGCCGCTCTGTGGACAGACTCTCGCTATTTCATTGCCGCCGAAGAACAATTGACCGGCACAGAGTTTCGCCTCATGAAGCAGCGAATGGCCGGTACGCCCTCCATTGCCCAGTGGCTGGCAGAAGAACTGCGCGAGAGCGACAGCACCGAAGTGGGACTCGATGGAATGACCAACACCTACCAGGAGGTGTGCGAACTGAAACAGGATCTTCGGAAGCGGGGCGGATTCACTGTCAGAACCAACTTCGACCCTCTCGAAACACTATGGAAAGACCGCCCCGAGATTCCTACCCGGCCTGTAGAAATGCAACCGATAGAACTCTCCGGCGAAGAAACACGTTCCAAACTCAAGAGAATTCGTCAAGCCTTGCGCAGCCTTCATGCCGATGGAACCCTCCTTTCTACTCTCGACGACATTGCCTGGACTCTCAATCTGCGAGGTTGCGACGTGCATTGTAATCCTGTCTTCGTGGCCTATCTGCTCATTTCATCCCATCGCACGACGTTATATATAAATAAGGTGAAGCTCTCGGCCGAGATCTTGTCTTATCTAACGGAGCAAGGAGTGGATGTCGACGATTACGAAAATGTGGCCGACGGACTTCGGCATTATAGCGAATATAACATCCTGATCGATCCCACCGCCACCTGTTATACCCTTGCTCGGCAAGTGGCTTGTCAGGAAGTGATATTCGAAACATCACCCGTGGCCGAGATGAAAGCTGTGAAAAACGAGGCCGAGATACGTGGCTTCCGCCAGGCGATGCTTAAAGATGGCATTGCGATGGTTAAGTTTCTGCGGTGGCTTCAGCCGGCAGTTAAGGCTGGAGGACAGACCGAAAGGACACTCGACGAGAAACTCACGTCGCTGCGTGCCAGTCAACCGCTCTTCCGAGGGGTCTCATTTGACACCATCGTGGGCTACGAAGCCCATGGTGCTATCGTGCATTACGAAGCTACTGCCGAGACGGATGCGGTTGTAGAGCCTCGCGGATGGGTGCTCATCGACAGCGGAGCACAGTATGAAGACGGTACGACCGACATCACACGGACCATCGCCTTGGGCCCGATTACCGATGAGCAGCGGCGTGTCTATACGCTGGTTCTGAAAGGATTTCTGCAATTGGCGATGTGCAAATTTCCAGACGGTACCACCGGAACGCAACTCGACATCCTGGCAAGGCAGGCTTTGTGGCGCGAGGGTTTGAACTATTTTCATGGTACCGGCCATGGTGTCGGTGCCTATCTCAACGTGCATGAAGGACCGCAACAGGTGCGAATGGAGTGGCGACCGGCTGCTTTTCATGCCGGTATGACCATCACGGACGAACCCGGCGTTTATCTTCCGGGGCGTTTCGGCGTGCGTATCGAAAACACATTGCTCACCATTCCCGGGAAGACAACCGAGTTTGGTGCATTCCTTGAGTTCGATTCGCTTACCCTGTGTCCCATCGACACCACGCCCATTATCGTCTCTCTGCTCAGCGACGACGAATTGGCGTTCTTCAATCACTATCATCGCCGAGTGGAGGAGGTTCTTTCTCCACACCTCGAACCGGAAGAACAAGTCTGGCTAAAAGAAGCCACGAAGCCGTTGACGCGATGA
- a CDS encoding RagB/SusD family nutrient uptake outer membrane protein: MKSFRLVLFLCLVGVMSSCDKFLDIRPTGRVIAETGEEYRALLTTEYKNFPEDRGLVSFRSDEMTLDASTTSSEDLSAFFDLWAWNDQAPQATTVSLGWRRYYHAIYIANTLIANRYTMTQISEPDRRQLVGEAYMMRAYCHFLLANLYAPPYTTVRPDTARAVPLMLSADVNLVPKSSSLAEVYTQVERDIDSAAILMNKVEWPTGLNYRFNTISAKALKARLALYQADWTGALAAAQQVIAAHPALEDLTLSSALLPTSYKSAENIVALEQVMTPTYARAGRVSDELLALYRSGDRRKAHYFNAVSSTTTLLRKGGGGEQHSTFRSAEFYLIAAEAAAQLGSLAQARDYLKTLMKKRYTAAFYTLHATAVDALSQADLINYIYDERARELAFEGHRWFDLRRTTRPLLQKTYGTNTYTLAPNDRRYTLRFPTEALEANPGIEKLEH, from the coding sequence ATGAAAAGTTTTCGATTAGTCCTTTTCCTTTGTCTCGTGGGTGTGATGAGCTCGTGCGACAAGTTTCTCGACATTCGTCCTACGGGCAGAGTCATCGCCGAAACCGGCGAAGAATATCGGGCATTGCTCACCACCGAGTATAAGAACTTTCCCGAAGACCGAGGCCTGGTCTCCTTTCGCAGTGACGAGATGACGCTCGATGCCTCCACCACCAGCAGCGAAGATCTCAGTGCCTTCTTCGATCTTTGGGCTTGGAACGACCAAGCCCCGCAGGCCACCACCGTCTCCCTGGGTTGGCGTCGATACTATCACGCCATCTACATTGCCAACACCCTCATCGCCAACCGCTACACCATGACGCAGATTTCCGAGCCCGACCGTCGGCAACTCGTTGGTGAAGCCTACATGATGCGTGCCTATTGCCACTTCCTATTGGCCAATCTTTACGCCCCGCCCTACACTACGGTGCGTCCCGACACAGCCCGAGCCGTTCCGCTCATGCTCTCGGCAGACGTGAATCTGGTGCCCAAGAGCAGCTCGTTGGCCGAAGTCTACACCCAGGTAGAACGCGATATAGACAGTGCTGCCATACTGATGAACAAAGTAGAGTGGCCCACAGGTCTCAATTACCGTTTCAACACCATCTCGGCAAAGGCCCTCAAAGCTCGGCTCGCCCTGTATCAAGCCGACTGGACGGGAGCACTCGCCGCTGCGCAACAAGTGATCGCCGCCCATCCTGCCCTGGAAGATCTCACCCTCTCTTCGGCTCTGCTGCCCACCAGTTATAAGTCGGCCGAGAATATTGTAGCCCTCGAACAAGTGATGACACCCACCTACGCCCGTGCCGGTCGCGTTTCAGACGAGTTGTTGGCCCTCTATCGGTCGGGCGACCGCCGCAAAGCCCATTACTTCAACGCCGTCTCCTCCACCACCACTCTGCTGCGGAAAGGCGGTGGAGGCGAACAGCACAGCACTTTCCGATCGGCCGAGTTCTATCTCATCGCTGCAGAAGCCGCTGCCCAACTCGGATCGCTCGCCCAGGCCCGCGATTACCTCAAGACCCTGATGAAGAAACGTTACACAGCCGCCTTCTACACCCTCCACGCCACCGCTGTAGACGCTCTCTCGCAGGCCGACCTCATCAACTACATCTACGACGAACGCGCTCGCGAACTCGCCTTCGAAGGCCATCGATGGTTCGACTTGCGCCGCACTACCCGTCCGCTCTTGCAAAAGACCTACGGCACCAACACCTACACCCTTGCCCCCAACGACCGGCGCTACACCCTACGATTCCCCACCGAAGCCCTCGAGGCCAACCCCGGAATCGAAAAGCTTGAACACTGA
- a CDS encoding SusC/RagA family TonB-linked outer membrane protein produces MKQLTILLLLALAPNLWAQRVITGVVVEANANNDPLPGATISVAVPGAKVQTGAVTDYEGRFTLSVDAKVNRFTVRYLGYETQEVLLVDGQNHYRIQLKSDARTVNEVVVTGYQKIDRRKLTAAVTSVDISTEKVGAVKSIDQALSGQIAGLTAVTASGAPGAPVKIRIRGTASLNGSQEPLWVLDGMPLEGTDIPTMEDLKDIDNIYQTSVAGINPADIENITVLKDAAATAIYGARAANGVIVITTKRGRDGRPAVTYSAKLTHSPRTSLDRLNLLTADEKVNLELELLRSPYTYREGKGGVAQILSALGETAAYKGGGWAALSSTAQQQINALRGIDTPWNEILFRPVTNQEHHVSLSGGSERADYYTSLGYYDEMGTVRGVSNDRFNLTLKTNYRVNRMLRLGASVFANRRKQRSYLTDTNGFTNPVYYSRQANPYFQPFDAAGNYRYDTNIQGREDSSLDFNIFEERANTSNRRTDRSLMLILDAELKLNSSLKFTTQLGYQQDGYSLERYAGENSYAMRKEKLFATYAYPDGKRTFLPTGGMHKQTEGHSRQWTWKAMAEFARRFDTVHDLELMAGTEVRRLKSSSLYSAAYGYDARTLTTQPVLFPTEDLARQYPLHRETYQENAYVSWFATGSYTLLARYTLGGSIRWDGSDVFGVAKKYRFLPLYSVSGLWRISNEPFLRKTRATKWIDNLALRLSYGLQGNIDKNTSPYLIGTFSRTAVLPGYIETNITAETAPNPNLRWEKTSNINLGLDLSLLDNAVNLTLDYYYRKSTDLIGTRMLPLETGFSSTIINWASMKNEGLEVALSTRPLRTKHFTWHASVNLGFNTNRVLRETVAQNATYPGREGYPVGAIFAYRTAGLDADGYPLFLTADGQKVTAQQLLKLNAHGASTLTAEQQRAQYQYMGTADPKVSGGLTQTFDYRDWQLGLNFIFNLGMKVRVQPTYSPANYDRGLNTNRDILRRWTSAHSTGTFPALMTAGARAAEYIRYSEFNLYSMLDTWVRNNSYGRLQSLRLGYKLPRVWLSKVGIRSASLSVEARNLFVIASNYDNYLDPETMGNPFAQPLSKSFIFGVNVQF; encoded by the coding sequence ATGAAACAACTGACGATTCTTCTCCTTCTGGCCCTTGCGCCGAATCTGTGGGCGCAACGTGTCATCACAGGCGTGGTGGTGGAAGCTAACGCCAATAACGACCCGCTGCCTGGTGCCACCATCTCAGTAGCTGTGCCCGGCGCGAAGGTCCAAACAGGAGCCGTGACCGATTATGAAGGTCGGTTTACCCTCTCCGTGGATGCGAAAGTGAACCGTTTCACCGTGCGCTACTTAGGCTACGAAACCCAGGAAGTACTCCTCGTCGACGGACAGAATCACTATCGCATACAACTAAAATCCGATGCCCGAACTGTGAACGAAGTGGTTGTGACGGGCTATCAGAAAATCGACCGCCGCAAACTCACCGCCGCCGTCACCTCGGTAGACATCTCCACCGAGAAAGTAGGTGCCGTGAAAAGTATCGACCAAGCCCTGTCGGGACAAATCGCCGGGCTGACGGCAGTCACTGCTTCGGGCGCACCGGGTGCACCGGTGAAGATTCGCATCCGCGGAACAGCCTCGCTCAACGGATCGCAGGAGCCTCTTTGGGTGCTCGACGGAATGCCCCTTGAAGGAACTGATATTCCCACCATGGAAGACCTTAAAGACATCGACAACATCTACCAAACCTCAGTGGCTGGCATCAACCCTGCCGACATAGAGAATATCACTGTGCTGAAAGATGCTGCTGCAACGGCCATCTACGGTGCGCGAGCCGCTAATGGCGTGATTGTGATCACTACTAAACGCGGGCGAGATGGACGGCCGGCAGTCACCTACTCAGCCAAGCTCACCCACTCGCCCCGAACGAGTCTCGACCGGCTCAACCTGCTCACGGCCGACGAGAAAGTGAACCTCGAACTCGAACTCCTTCGCAGTCCTTACACCTATCGCGAGGGCAAGGGCGGCGTGGCCCAGATTCTTTCCGCCCTTGGCGAAACGGCAGCTTACAAAGGGGGAGGATGGGCCGCACTGAGCTCCACGGCACAACAGCAAATCAATGCTCTGCGTGGTATTGACACCCCATGGAATGAGATTCTCTTCCGTCCTGTGACGAATCAGGAACACCACGTAAGCCTATCGGGTGGTAGCGAGCGAGCCGACTACTATACCTCGTTGGGCTACTACGACGAAATGGGCACTGTGCGTGGCGTGAGCAACGACCGGTTCAACCTGACGCTCAAAACCAATTACCGCGTCAACCGGATGCTTCGACTCGGTGCCTCCGTCTTTGCCAACCGTCGTAAGCAACGCAGTTACCTCACCGACACGAACGGTTTTACCAATCCCGTGTACTACTCGCGACAGGCCAATCCCTACTTTCAGCCCTTCGATGCCGCCGGCAACTACCGTTACGACACCAATATTCAAGGTCGTGAAGATTCTTCGCTCGACTTCAATATCTTTGAAGAACGAGCCAACACCTCGAACCGCCGCACCGACCGCTCGCTGATGCTCATTCTTGACGCTGAACTCAAGCTGAACAGCAGCCTCAAGTTTACCACGCAGCTGGGTTATCAGCAGGACGGCTACTCGCTCGAACGCTATGCCGGCGAGAACAGCTACGCCATGCGCAAGGAAAAACTCTTCGCCACCTACGCCTATCCCGACGGCAAGCGCACCTTTCTACCTACGGGTGGCATGCACAAGCAGACGGAGGGACATAGTCGGCAGTGGACCTGGAAGGCGATGGCCGAGTTTGCCCGTCGGTTTGACACCGTGCACGACCTCGAATTGATGGCCGGAACAGAGGTGCGCCGCCTGAAAAGCTCGTCGCTCTACTCGGCCGCCTACGGCTATGATGCTCGCACACTCACCACGCAACCCGTGCTTTTCCCCACCGAAGATCTGGCTCGGCAATATCCCCTCCACCGCGAAACCTATCAGGAAAACGCCTATGTTTCGTGGTTTGCCACGGGCTCGTACACGTTGTTGGCGCGTTACACCCTGGGCGGAAGCATTCGATGGGACGGCTCAGACGTATTCGGAGTGGCCAAGAAATATCGCTTTCTGCCGCTCTACTCTGTGAGCGGACTGTGGCGCATCTCCAACGAACCCTTCTTACGCAAGACCCGCGCCACGAAGTGGATCGACAATCTTGCCCTGCGTCTCTCCTACGGTTTGCAAGGCAACATCGACAAGAACACCTCGCCCTATCTTATCGGCACGTTCAGTCGCACAGCCGTTCTGCCCGGCTATATCGAGACCAATATCACCGCTGAGACGGCTCCCAACCCCAATCTGCGTTGGGAGAAGACGAGCAATATCAACCTCGGACTCGACCTCAGTCTGCTGGACAACGCCGTAAATCTGACGCTCGACTATTATTATCGAAAGAGTACCGACCTTATCGGAACGCGTATGTTACCGCTCGAAACGGGCTTTTCCTCTACGATTATCAACTGGGCCAGCATGAAGAATGAGGGTCTCGAAGTAGCTCTTTCCACACGTCCGCTCCGCACAAAGCACTTCACCTGGCACGCCAGTGTGAATTTGGGCTTCAACACCAACCGTGTATTGCGTGAGACGGTGGCTCAGAACGCCACCTATCCCGGGCGTGAAGGCTATCCTGTGGGAGCCATTTTCGCCTACCGAACGGCCGGTCTCGATGCCGATGGCTACCCCCTTTTCCTTACCGCCGATGGGCAAAAGGTAACAGCTCAACAGCTACTCAAACTCAACGCCCACGGAGCCAGCACGCTCACCGCCGAACAGCAACGCGCTCAATATCAATATATGGGTACGGCCGACCCGAAAGTTTCCGGCGGACTGACCCAGACCTTTGATTACCGCGACTGGCAGTTGGGCCTGAACTTCATCTTCAATCTTGGTATGAAGGTACGCGTGCAACCTACCTATTCGCCGGCCAACTACGACCGTGGGCTCAACACCAACCGCGACATTCTCCGCCGTTGGACCTCCGCTCATTCCACCGGCACCTTCCCCGCGCTGATGACTGCCGGTGCACGCGCGGCCGAATACATCCGCTACTCCGAGTTCAACCTATATAGTATGCTCGACACCTGGGTACGCAACAACAGCTACGGTCGTCTGCAAAGTCTGCGTCTGGGTTACAAGCTGCCCCGAGTTTGGCTCTCGAAGGTGGGCATCCGCAGTGCGTCGCTCTCGGTCGAAGCTCGCAATCTGTTCGTCATTGCCAGCAATTACGACAACTATCTCGACCCCGAGACGATGGGAAACCCCTTTGCTCAGCCGTTATCCAAGAGTTTTATCTTTGGGGTGAACGTGCAGTTCTGA